The DNA sequence ACTTCAGCAGATCACGCAGTGCGGTGACATACGCGCGGGCGACCTCCGGTGCCCGCTCCCCCGCTCCTTCGATCGGCTTGGACACGATCTCGATCAGTGGCACACCCGCGCGGTTGTAATCGAGCAGCGAGTGGCTCGCGCCGTGGATACGACCGGTGGATCCGACATGCAGCGACTTGCCGGTGTCCTCCTCCATGTGCGCCCGCTCGATCTCGACGCGCCAGGTGGTGCCGTCGTCGAGCGCGACGTCGAGGTAGCCGTCGTACGCGATGGGGTCGTCGTACTGCGAGATCTGGTAGTTCTTCGGCTGATCCGGGTAGAAGTAGTTCTTCCGAGCGAAGGTGCTCGACGGGCGGATCGAGCAATTGAGGGCCAGGCCGATGCGGATCGCCGACTCGATGGCCTTCTCGTTCGCCACCGGCAGCGAGCCCGGCAAGCCGATGCAGACGGGGCACACCTGGGTGTTCGGTTCGGCACCGAAGGTGGTGGGGCAGCCACAGAACATCTTGGTGTTGGTGCCCAGCTCGACATGCACCTCCATGCCCATCACGGGGTCGAATTCGGAAATGACATCGTCGTAGTCGAGCAGTTCGGTCATGCACCGAGTTTAACTGGCCCCCACACCCCCGATGATGTGCCCTTTTGGCGGCGCTCACCTGGGCTTTACTCGCCATAAGGGCACATCATCGGGGTGGGGGTCAGCCGAAGAAGGCCGCGGCGTCTTCGTAGCGGTTCTGGGGAACGAGTTTGAGCTCTTTGGTGGCCTCACCGATGGGAACCAATCCGATGTTCGGCCCTTGGAGGCTGACCATCATCCCGTGGTCCCCGTTGTGCGCGGCGTCGGCGGCGTTGACCCCGAATCGGGTGGCCAGCACCCGGTCGTAAGGTGTCGGTTTGCCACCGCGCTGCACGTGACCGAGCACGGTCGTCCGTACTTCCTTGTTGATCCGGCGCTCGATCTCGACGGCGAGCTGTTGAGCGACCCCGGTGAACCGCTCGTGTCCGAACTCGTCGAGTCCACCCTTGAGCACCGAGAAGTTACTGCCCTCGGCAGGTTTGGCCCCCTCGGCGACCACGCAGATGAAGTGCGAGTCACCGCGCTGGAAGCGGCGTTTGACCAGACGGCACACCTCTTCGACATCAAACGGCTGTTCGGGGATGAGGATCATGTGTGCACCGGACGCGATGCCCGAATGCAGCGCGATCCAGCCGGCGTGGCGGCCCATCACTTCCACCAGCATCACGCGCTGATGCGACTCGGCGGTGCTGTGCAGACGATCGATGGCGTCGGTTGCGACGGTCAGCGCGGTGTCGAACCCGAACGTCACGTCGGTGCAATTGATGTCGTTGTCGATGGTCTTGGGCACCCCGACCACCGGGACGCCTTCATCGGACAGCCAGGACGCGGCGGTCAACGTGCCCTCGCCGCCGATCGGGATCAGTACGTCGATGCCGTTGTCGTCCAATGTCTGCCGGATCTGGTCGAGGCCGGCACGCAGCTTGTCCGGATGTGTGCGGGCAGTACCCAGCATGGTGCCGCCCTTCGCGAGCAACCGATCGTTCCGGTCGTCGGCGGCGAGATGGATCCGCCGGTCCTCGAGCAATCCCCGCCAGCCGTCGAGGAATCCGACCACCGCCGACCCGTACCGGACCTCGCTGGTCCGGACCACGGCCCGGATCACCGCGTTCAATCCCGGGCAGTCACCGCCACCGGTTAGCACTCCAATGCGCATCTGGTGTTCCCGCTCCCTCTTCATCTGTGCTCAGACTGTCATCTCTGCTCGGACAGCACGCGCTCTGCGGGCGCCACTGGCTTCAATTGTGCAACCGAATGCAAGCTCCGGCTCAGCGCACGCCGTTTTCGTAGGCATAGACGACCGCTTGCGCGCGGTCGCGCAGCTGCAACTTCGAGAGCAAGTTGCTGACATGGGTCTTGACCGTCTGCTCGGCCACAAAGAGATGGGTGGCGATCTCGGCGTTCGATTTGCCCTCGGCCACCTGCTCGAGCACCTCGCGTTCGCGAGGGGTCAACCCGGAGAGTTCGCTCGACGGGGCGCGGCGAGGGCGTTGTCTACTGGTCACCTCGGCGATCAGCCGACGGGTCACCGACGGTGCGAGCAGTGCGTCACCGGCTGCCACCACGCGGACCGCCCGCACCAGCTCTTCGGCCGGCGCATCTTTGAGCATGAAGCCTGAGGCACCGATCCGCAGGGCCTGATAGACGTAGTCGTCGATGTCGAAGGTGGTGAGCATCAGGACTTTGCTGGACACCTTTGCCGGTCCGGAGAGCAGTTGTTCAGCTGCTGCGAGGCCGTCGAGGACGGGCATGCGCACATCCATCAGCACCACGTCCGGGTGGAGCTGACGGACCGCCGCCACCGCGGCCTTGCCGTCCGGCGCGTCCCCGACCACCGAGATGTCGGACTGTGCGGCGAGCAGGGCACCGAAGCCCTGTCGAACCATTGCTTGATCGTCCGCAATGAAGACCGTGATCGACACGTCGACAGCCTACTTTTCCACCATCCCGGACTGCAGACCCGACTGTCCCGAATCATCGACCACACCCGGCGCCCGAATCGGCAGGCGTGCCTGCACAACAAACCCACCGTCGGGTTGCGGCGCTGCGGACAGCACACCACCGACAGCCTTGGCCCGCTCGATCATTCCCGGAATGCCCAGTCCACCTTCAGAATCGAGCCCGATGGGTTGTTCCGTCGGAGCGGTGTTGGCAATGGTCACCGCGAGTTCGGTTCCCTTGACCGACACATCGACGCGCACCTGCGACCCCGCCGCGTAACGGGTGGCGTTCGCCAACGATTCCTGCACGATCCGGTACGCCACCAACGCACACGCGTCACCCACCTCGTCCGCGCCGACGGCCGGGTAATACGTGACGTCGATCCCCGCGCCCCTCGTCGCGGAGATCAGTCCGTCGATCTGCGCCAACCCCGGGTTCGGGTTGCGTGCAAGTGCATCGGCGGCCGAATCATCTTCGAGACGAAGCACACCGAGCATGGTGCGCACCTCGTCGAGGGCCTCGCGTGCGACGTTGGCGATGGCATCGAACTCGGCCGCAGCCGCGTCGCCGACACCTTCGATCCGGTATTTCGCGGTCTGTGATTGCACCACCACCACCGACATCCGGTGAGCCACAACGTCGTGGAGGTCGCGAGCGATGCGGGTCCGTTCCGAGAGCACCGCATTCTTCGACTTCTCGGTGTCCTTCAGTCTGGTCTGCTGGGCGAGTTGGGCACGGGATCGCACGATGATGCGGATCAGCACGCACATGATGCCGGCGACAGCCAATCCGATCACCCAGCCGACCTCGGCCTCGCTCGGTGCAACCGAGAACATCACCAGTGCCGACACCAGCCAGATCACCGGCAGAAGACGTAGCGGCGCCTTGAGATAGGCGAGAACCGTGAGCACCACCAGTTCGATGAAGTGCACCACCTGGATGGAGTAGTTCCAGGTGTCGAGCCGATCGATGGTCAGCCCGATGACTTGCGAGGACACCACCGAGATCGCCCAGCCCAGTGTGGGATTCGCCCAACCCAGCATGATCGGGAGGGCCGCGAACGCCGCGACGACGGGCATCAGCGCAGGCTGCACGTCATGTGTTACGGCCAGAGTGGGCCACGCGATGGCGTACATGATGAGTGCGACGAGCGTGAAGAAGATGTTGACCTTGCGACTCAAGAATCCGATGACCGCCGGGTCGGCGGTGATCGGCAGTTTCTTGGCCTCGTCGACCACATAGTCGGCGGCAGCAGTCCACAGTTTCATTGGTTCGACAGTAGCCACCCATTCCTCGTCCGACCCCATACCTGAGAGTGAGATCTGCGCCGACCCGCAGGTAGCACGCGCAGCCCCGGTGCACCCCGTTGTAGCCACCGGACAACGCGTCCGACGACCGATGCGCCCGGGTGCTCCCGATTCCTACGTTCAATCCATGCGAGCCGTACACAATCGAATCTTCCTGTCCAGCTTGGTGATCTGCTTCGTGGTGGCGTTGGGTCTGTGGCCGGCAACCGCCGCCGCAGCCACCTCCGCGCCGGGGATGTCACCCGCCGAGGCCGCCGACATCCGTACCCCGGCCGGCGCGGCGATTGCGGCATTGACAGGGCCGAGGCCCGCCGATGCGATCGCTGTCCTGCCCGTGGACTTCGAGGCCGAGATGGGCTATCGGCCTGAGGTGGTCGATGACATGCCGATCGATCCCGCGGGCGCCTGCTCATCACCCATCCCGTTGCCCGACCGGTTCGAACCACTATGCAAGACACACGATTTCGGATACGACCTGCTGCGCCTCGCCGACAAGAACGGCGTTCCGCTGGCCGGTTGGGCTCGGGTGGCACTCGACACCATGCTCGCCGAGCGAATGCATGAGGTCTGCGACGATCCCGCATGCAATTGGGCCGCCGATCTCGCCCGGGTGGGGTTGAGCTTCAACACCTGGCGTCAGCACTCTGGCGCCCCGGTCGCGCGGGAGTCTTTCCCGGCGATCGTTGCATCCACCTTCGTCCGCAGTGGCGAGTCGCTCGCATCTCTGGTGGGTCTGGCATGAACGCACGCACGTGGCCACACCCGTTGGTGACGGCCGGCACCACAGCAGGCGCGGCAATCGCTTTGGCCCCCGGCTCGCTGCCCCGCGAATCACTGATCCAGGGCGTGCTACTCGCGGCCTTCGCCGGCATCGGCGCCCTCATCGGCATGCTGGCGTCCCGCTTCGTCCCGTGGCCGGCCGCGCGCGCGAGAAAGGTCACTGCCGTCGCCGGGGGCCTGGTCATCGTTGCGATGTTCGTACAGATGATCTGGTGGCAACTCGAGTTGCGATGGGCTCTGGGCACCGAAACCCTCGACCTCGGATGGGTGGCCGTGGCCGCCGCGCCCTCCGGTGTGGTGGCCGTGGCTGTTGCCCTGCCTTCCCGTATTCGCATGATCGGCGCAGTGCTCGCTGCCGCCATCGCGCTGTCGGTCGCCCCGTCACCTGCCGGTGCTGCGGGGGCAGGCGAGTCTGTGGCACACAAATTCACCGCTGTCGGCGCCCAATCCACATCGCTACGGGTCTACGGGGAACTCGACACCCGCGACGTCACCGACCGCGCGCAGAATCTGGTCAAACGCTGGCAGGCAGCGGGTGGGATGCACCGCAGCGCGGTGGTGGTCGCAGTACCCACCGGATCGGGGTGGGTGGACCCGGACGCTCTGGTCGGGATCGAGTCGCGAATGGCCGGAGATGTGGGAGTTATTGCACTGCAGTACAGCGACATTCCGTCTTGGCAGGCTTTTTTGTCCAGTTCCGCACCCGCCCGCGACAGTGCTATCGCGGTCACGGCCGCGCTCATCGATGCCGTCAACCGGTCGGCCTCGCCCAGCCGCCCGCACATCTACCTCTACGGTCAAAGTCTGGGTGCGGTCGGCGCCGACGCGGCACGGCAATGGGCACAGGACAATCGTTCCGGCGCGCTGTGCCACACGGTGCTCGCGGGTGCCCCGGCGGGCACAGCGTCACTGTCGGCGCCTTCGACCACCGTGTTGGCCAACGGATCGGATCCTGTGGTGCGCTGGTCCCCGCGGTTGATCTGGCAGCCGCCGGCGCTGGCGTCCGGCATCACCCACGACTTGCCGACACCACCGTGGCTACCGGTGGCCGGGTTCGTCCAGGCCAGCGCGGACCTGATCGGGGCACTGTCGTTTCCTGCCGGTCACGGTCATCAGTACGGAACCGAACAGGGCCACGTCATCCCCTTCTGCCCCCGATGATGTGGCCTTCTGGCGCACCCCACCTGGGGGTTTCGTCGCCAGAAGGGCACATCATCGGGGAATGGGGGTCAGACGATCGGGCCTCGGGCCGCCTCGTAGGCAGCGCCGACGCGATACAGCCTCTCGTCGGCCATCGACGGAGCCATGATCTGCAGTCCCACGGGCAGTCCATCGTCCTCGGACAAGCCCGACGGCACCGACATGGCGCAGTTCCCGGCCAGGTTCACCGGGAGGGTGCAGAGATCGAAGAGATACATGGCCAGCGGGTCGTCGACCTTCTCACCGATCGCGAACGCCGTTGTCGGAGTGGTCGGCGACACCAGAACGTCCACGGTCTCGTACGCCTTGGCGAAGTCGCGGGCGATGAGCGTGCGAACCTTCTGCGCCTGACCGTAGTACGCATCGTAGTAGCCAGACGACAATGCGTAGGTTCCGATCATGATGCGGCGCTTGACCTCTGGACCGAAGCCGGCCGCGCGGGTCATTGCCATCACCTGTTCGGCGCTGTGGCTGCCGTCGTCGCCGACCCGCAGTCCATACCGCATCGCATCAAAGCGTGCGAGGTTGCTGGACACCTCGGACGGCAGGATCAGGTAGTAGGCACCGAGTGCGTAGGTGAAGTGCGGGCACGACACCTCGACCACTTCGGCGCCACGCTCACGCAATGACTCCACGGCCGCGTTGAACGAGGACAGCACGCCGGACTGGTAACCGTCACCCTGCAATTCGGCGACGATGCCGACCTTGACACCTGAAAGGTCTTGCGAAGCGCCGGTTTTTGCGGCGGCGACCATATTACCGACCGGCTGGTCGATCGACGTCGAATCCCGTGGGTCGTGCCCGGCGATCACCTGGTGCAGGAGCGCGGTGTCCAGCACGGTGCGCGCGCACGGTCCACCCTGATCGAGCGACGAGGCACATGCCACCAGCCCGTACCGCGAGACGGTGCCGTATGTCGGTTTCACGCCCACGGTCCCGGTGACCGACGCCGGCTGACGGACAGAACCGCCGGTGTCGGTGCCGATGGCGAGCGGCGCCTGGAACGAGGCCAGGGCCGCCGCGCTGCCGCCACCCGACCCGCCGGGGATCTTTGTTGTGTCCCAAGGGTTTCGGGTGACCCCATATGCCGAGTTCTCGGTGGATGATCCCATCGCGAACTCGTCCATGTTGGTCTTGCCGAGGATCGGGATGCCCGCAGCACGCAGCCGTGAGGTGACGGTGGCATCGTACGGAGGTACCCAGCCCTCGAGGATCTTCGAACCGCAGGTGGTGGGCGCGTCGGTGGTCGTGAACACGTCCTTGAGGGCCACCGGGACACCGGCAAGCGGCGATGCCGGGGACTCGCCCGCAGCGATGGACTTGTCGACGGCCGCGGCCGCCTGCAGTGCTTCATCGGAATTGACGTGCAGGAAGGCGTTCAGCTCACCGTCCACCTCGGCGATCCGGTCGAGGTGTGCGCTGGTGACCTCCACGGCAGACAGGTCACCGGCATGGATCTTCTCCGCCAGTTGGGCGGCGGACAGGCCGGTGATCTCGCCGGACTGGCGGGTGGGTGCGGTCACTGTTCTTCTCCAAGGATCTGCGGCACTGCGAACCGTCCCTGCTCGACCGCAGGTGCACCCGAGAGGGCTTCCTCGGTGGTGAGACTGGGCACGATGGTGTCCGGCCGTAAGACGTTGGCGATGTCTGCCGGATGTGCGGTGCCGGGGATGTCGGCCGCGGCGACTTCCGAGATGTTGGCGACATGGGACAGAATCGAATCGAGCTGACCGGCGTAGTGGTCGAGTTCGTCGTCGGTCAGCGCCAGCCGCGACAGCCGGGCGAGATGCGCAACCTCATCACGCGAGATGGCAGACACGAGAGATGCACCCTTTCTGTTCGAGGGCGGCCCACGATGATGTCGGCCCGAACCCCGGTCCAGACTAGTCGGCGCCGGTCCCCCGAGCGCCTCAGGTGCCGCGAGCCCTACAACCAGCGTTTGAGTCGCGCGGTGATCCACGGCAGCAGCAGGTACACCATCAGCGGTGTGCTCACCAATGTGGCGATCAACGTCTTCACCACCAGCGGCGTGTCCCCCAGGTGGGCGATGATGCCGATGTTGATCGCCAGACTGAGTGGAAAGAAGCCGAGCCAGATGGTGATCGCCTGCTTCCAGCGTGGTGGCGGAGCGCCCATCACGCGTACCGCCTGCGTCAGCGTGGACTGTGGCTCGAACCATCCTTCGATGCCGGACAGGCGATGGGTGGCGTACTCCACCGCGATCCCCTCCCCACGCGAGAGCCAGGCCTTGCGCACCGGCGACGACACCCAATCGTCGACCTGCGCGTGGTTCTCGAACCGGTACATGACGTAGTACTCGCCGGGG is a window from the Williamsia sp. DF01-3 genome containing:
- a CDS encoding alpha/beta-hydrolase family protein produces the protein MNARTWPHPLVTAGTTAGAAIALAPGSLPRESLIQGVLLAAFAGIGALIGMLASRFVPWPAARARKVTAVAGGLVIVAMFVQMIWWQLELRWALGTETLDLGWVAVAAAPSGVVAVAVALPSRIRMIGAVLAAAIALSVAPSPAGAAGAGESVAHKFTAVGAQSTSLRVYGELDTRDVTDRAQNLVKRWQAAGGMHRSAVVVAVPTGSGWVDPDALVGIESRMAGDVGVIALQYSDIPSWQAFLSSSAPARDSAIAVTAALIDAVNRSASPSRPHIYLYGQSLGAVGADAARQWAQDNRSGALCHTVLAGAPAGTASLSAPSTTVLANGSDPVVRWSPRLIWQPPALASGITHDLPTPPWLPVAGFVQASADLIGALSFPAGHGHQYGTEQGHVIPFCPR
- a CDS encoding ATP-dependent 6-phosphofructokinase, translating into MRIGVLTGGGDCPGLNAVIRAVVRTSEVRYGSAVVGFLDGWRGLLEDRRIHLAADDRNDRLLAKGGTMLGTARTHPDKLRAGLDQIRQTLDDNGIDVLIPIGGEGTLTAASWLSDEGVPVVGVPKTIDNDINCTDVTFGFDTALTVATDAIDRLHSTAESHQRVMLVEVMGRHAGWIALHSGIASGAHMILIPEQPFDVEEVCRLVKRRFQRGDSHFICVVAEGAKPAEGSNFSVLKGGLDEFGHERFTGVAQQLAVEIERRINKEVRTTVLGHVQRGGKPTPYDRVLATRFGVNAADAAHNGDHGMMVSLQGPNIGLVPIGEATKELKLVPQNRYEDAAAFFG
- a CDS encoding response regulator transcription factor yields the protein MSITVFIADDQAMVRQGFGALLAAQSDISVVGDAPDGKAAVAAVRQLHPDVVLMDVRMPVLDGLAAAEQLLSGPAKVSSKVLMLTTFDIDDYVYQALRIGASGFMLKDAPAEELVRAVRVVAAGDALLAPSVTRRLIAEVTSRQRPRRAPSSELSGLTPREREVLEQVAEGKSNAEIATHLFVAEQTVKTHVSNLLSKLQLRDRAQAVVYAYENGVR
- the gatC gene encoding Asp-tRNA(Asn)/Glu-tRNA(Gln) amidotransferase subunit GatC; its protein translation is MSAISRDEVAHLARLSRLALTDDELDHYAGQLDSILSHVANISEVAAADIPGTAHPADIANVLRPDTIVPSLTTEEALSGAPAVEQGRFAVPQILGEEQ
- a CDS encoding antibiotic biosynthesis monooxygenase → MAIDDARDHSDVTTSVARRIEPDREHDFIAWTDAGIALARTFPGFLGGGWLRSSKVPGEYYVMYRFENHAQVDDWVSSPVRKAWLSRGEGIAVEYATHRLSGIEGWFEPQSTLTQAVRVMGAPPPRWKQAITIWLGFFPLSLAINIGIIAHLGDTPLVVKTLIATLVSTPLMVYLLLPWITARLKRWL
- a CDS encoding sensor histidine kinase, translated to MKLWTAAADYVVDEAKKLPITADPAVIGFLSRKVNIFFTLVALIMYAIAWPTLAVTHDVQPALMPVVAAFAALPIMLGWANPTLGWAISVVSSQVIGLTIDRLDTWNYSIQVVHFIELVVLTVLAYLKAPLRLLPVIWLVSALVMFSVAPSEAEVGWVIGLAVAGIMCVLIRIIVRSRAQLAQQTRLKDTEKSKNAVLSERTRIARDLHDVVAHRMSVVVVQSQTAKYRIEGVGDAAAAEFDAIANVAREALDEVRTMLGVLRLEDDSAADALARNPNPGLAQIDGLISATRGAGIDVTYYPAVGADEVGDACALVAYRIVQESLANATRYAAGSQVRVDVSVKGTELAVTIANTAPTEQPIGLDSEGGLGIPGMIERAKAVGGVLSAAPQPDGGFVVQARLPIRAPGVVDDSGQSGLQSGMVEK
- the gatA gene encoding Asp-tRNA(Asn)/Glu-tRNA(Gln) amidotransferase subunit GatA; its protein translation is MTAPTRQSGEITGLSAAQLAEKIHAGDLSAVEVTSAHLDRIAEVDGELNAFLHVNSDEALQAAAAVDKSIAAGESPASPLAGVPVALKDVFTTTDAPTTCGSKILEGWVPPYDATVTSRLRAAGIPILGKTNMDEFAMGSSTENSAYGVTRNPWDTTKIPGGSGGGSAAALASFQAPLAIGTDTGGSVRQPASVTGTVGVKPTYGTVSRYGLVACASSLDQGGPCARTVLDTALLHQVIAGHDPRDSTSIDQPVGNMVAAAKTGASQDLSGVKVGIVAELQGDGYQSGVLSSFNAAVESLRERGAEVVEVSCPHFTYALGAYYLILPSEVSSNLARFDAMRYGLRVGDDGSHSAEQVMAMTRAAGFGPEVKRRIMIGTYALSSGYYDAYYGQAQKVRTLIARDFAKAYETVDVLVSPTTPTTAFAIGEKVDDPLAMYLFDLCTLPVNLAGNCAMSVPSGLSEDDGLPVGLQIMAPSMADERLYRVGAAYEAARGPIV